The Primulina tabacum isolate GXHZ01 chromosome 7, ASM2559414v2, whole genome shotgun sequence genome includes a window with the following:
- the LOC142552101 gene encoding F-box/kelch-repeat protein At1g15670-like, with protein sequence MTCGKYEAAELIPGLPEELALECLSRLHFSAHRVSSQVCKLWRELIQSKDFYYHRKKYGFTHKVACLVQALPAESGSKPANQPRYAVSLFDTLSRSWDRLEQVPKYPDGLPMFCQITSTEGKVVVMGGLDPSSWEPVKDVFIYDFTTGEWSKCADMPSVRSFFAAAGLEGKVIVAGGHDASKNASNSAWVFDIKQNEWTELPGMNQRRDECEGIVIGSEFWVVSGYDTESQGNFKSSAEIYDVRSGGDWVVVEDAWRVRECPRSCVGDNKKELFRWGATQPTVRVGSCGVDLGNWSLLTGSAYQGAPHNFYLLDNNNNKNNNIISDDKFYGFVQSGCAVEI encoded by the coding sequence ATGACCTGCGGAAAATATGAAGCCGCCGAGTTGATACCCGGTTTGCCTGAAGAGCTTGCGCTTGAATGTCTGTCTCGGTTGCACTTCTCAGCTCACCGAGTCTCCTCCCAAGTTTGCAAGCTCTGGCGTGAGCTCATTCAGAGCAAGGATTTCTATTACCACAGGAAGAAATATGGGTTTACGCACAAGGTGGCATGTTTGGTTCAAGCGCTTCCCGCTGAATCCGGGTCAAAACCGGCTAATCAACCCAGGTACGCTGTTTCCCTGTTCGACACGTTGAGTCGGAGCTGGGACAGACTCGAGCAGGTCCCCAAGTACCCAGATGGGCTGCCGATGTTCTGTCAAATAACCAGCACCGAGGGTAAGGTTGTTGTGATGGGTGGACTGGACCCATCGAGTTGGGAGCCTGTGAAGGACGTGTTCATCTACGATTTCACGACCGGTGAGTGGAGTAAGTGCGCGGACATGCCGTCGGTTCGGTCTTTTTTCGCCGCGGCCGGCTTGGAGGGTAAGGTGATAGTTGCGGGAGGGCACGACGCGAGCAAAAACGCATCGAATTCAGCGTGGGTTTTCGATATAAAGCAGAACGAGTGGACTGAGTTGCCGGGGATGAATCAAAGGCGGGATGAGTGCGAAGGGATCGTGATCGGGTCGGAGTTCTGGGTCGTGAGCGGCTACGACACCGAGTCGCAAGGGAATTTCAAGAGTAGCGCTGAGATCTACGATGTCAGAAGCGGCGGCGATTGGGTGGTAGTGGAGGATGCGTGGCGTGTGCGCGAGTGCCCCAGGTCGTGTGTCGGCGATAACAAGAAGGAATTGTTCCGTTGGGGGGCGACTCAGCCGACTGTGCGCGTGGGTTCATGTGGAGTGGACCTCGGGAATTGGAGCCTACTCACCGGCTCTGCTTATCAGGGTGCCCCACATAACTTCTATCTAttggataataataataacaaaaacaataatatcatatcCGATGACAAATTTTATGGGTTTGTGCAATCTGGATGCGCCGTTGAAATATAA